Proteins encoded in a region of the Bacillus sp. T3 genome:
- a CDS encoding DNA polymerase IV produces the protein MKEMYPKNGRVILHVDMNSFYASVEMALDPSLKGKPLAIAGNVEERRGIIVTCSYEARKFGVKTTMPLWEAKKLCPQLIVRKPNFDRYRAASTKMFELLRSYSELVEPVSIDEGYMDITDCYELGSPIQIAESIQQTLLNDHDLPCSIGIAPNKFLAKMASDMKKPLGITVLRKRDIPTVLWPMPVGEMHGVGKKTAEKLAPFNILSIGDLAKGNEIQLKALLGINGVRLKNRANGIDNRPVDPESVYDFKSIGNSTTLSKDVTNQHQLLQVLEGLVSKVAQRLKNKKVLAQTIGVTIRYKDRKTITRSRKLINPIRSVEEIFEEAKGLFLKNWNGEGIRLLGVTGTDLQEQEDAVKQLDLFSYENDAKKAPLYETMEKLREKFGKHIIEKAVDVASEQPNTTTIGTDTSFNKDFLLQAEKQKKNKKE, from the coding sequence ATGAAGGAAATGTACCCAAAGAATGGCAGAGTGATTTTGCATGTTGATATGAATAGCTTCTATGCTTCCGTTGAAATGGCACTTGACCCCTCATTAAAAGGAAAACCACTCGCGATCGCTGGAAATGTAGAAGAAAGACGAGGAATCATTGTTACTTGTAGCTATGAAGCACGCAAATTTGGTGTGAAAACAACGATGCCCTTGTGGGAAGCAAAGAAGCTTTGTCCACAGCTGATTGTCAGAAAACCGAATTTTGATCGCTATCGTGCAGCCTCGACGAAAATGTTTGAGCTTCTTCGCAGTTATTCTGAATTAGTGGAACCTGTTTCAATTGATGAAGGGTACATGGATATTACAGATTGCTATGAGCTTGGCTCTCCCATCCAAATTGCTGAATCCATTCAACAGACTTTGTTAAATGATCACGATTTGCCATGTAGCATCGGGATCGCACCCAATAAATTTTTAGCAAAAATGGCCTCAGACATGAAAAAACCATTAGGAATTACCGTGTTGCGCAAGCGCGATATTCCTACTGTCCTCTGGCCAATGCCAGTCGGGGAAATGCATGGTGTTGGTAAAAAAACAGCAGAAAAACTGGCCCCATTCAATATTCTTTCCATTGGCGATTTAGCGAAAGGCAATGAAATTCAATTAAAAGCCCTACTCGGAATCAACGGGGTTCGGCTAAAAAATCGCGCAAATGGAATCGACAATCGCCCTGTCGATCCAGAGTCTGTTTATGATTTTAAAAGCATCGGAAATTCAACAACGCTCTCAAAGGATGTTACAAATCAGCATCAGCTTCTACAAGTTCTTGAAGGCTTAGTTAGTAAAGTTGCACAGCGGCTAAAAAACAAAAAAGTGCTTGCGCAAACGATTGGCGTAACCATTCGCTATAAAGATCGAAAAACGATTACACGCAGTCGAAAACTAATCAATCCAATAAGATCCGTTGAGGAAATTTTTGAGGAAGCAAAAGGCTTATTTTTAAAAAATTGGAACGGCGAAGGTATTCGATTACTTGGTGTAACAGGAACGGATTTACAGGAGCAGGAGGATGCAGTTAAACAGCTTGACCTGTTTTCGTACGAAAATGACGCAAAAAAGGCGCCATTGTATGAAACGATGGAAAAGTTACGTGAGAAATTTGGCAAGCATATCATTGAAAAAGCTGTCGATGTCGCATCGGAGCAGCCGAACACGACCACAATTGGGACAGATACTAGCTTTAATAAAGATTTCTTGTTACAAGCTGAAAAACAGAAGAAGAACAAAAAAGAGTGA
- the gndA gene encoding NADP-dependent phosphogluconate dehydrogenase: MSTQQIGVIGLAVMGKNLAMNIESRGYTVSVYNRSREKTDEMLSETTGKNIVGTYTLEEFVNSLEIPRKILLMVKAGAATDATIEQLKPLLDKGDIVIDGGNTFFVDTQRRNKELSELGIHFIGTGVSGGEEGALRGPSIMPGGQKEAHALVAPIFEAISAKVNGEPCTTYIGPDGAGHYVKMVHNGIEYGDMQLICEAYFLMKHTLGLSAQEFHEVFSEWNKGELDSYLIEITADIFTKMDEETGKPLVDLILDTAGQKGTGKWTSQSALDLGVPLPIITESVFARFISAMKDERVAASKLLNGPEAKPFTGDKAAFIEAVRKALYMSKIVSYAQGFAQMRAASEEYNWDLQYGDIAMIFRGGCIIRAQFLQKIKDAYDRDPGLKNLLLDPYFKEIVESYQAALREIIGVSVQNGVPVPCFSAALSYFDSYRLETLPANLLQAQRDYFGAHTYQRTDKEGIFHTEWMEK; this comes from the coding sequence ATGAGTACACAACAAATTGGCGTAATTGGTTTAGCTGTAATGGGCAAAAACCTTGCAATGAATATTGAAAGCAGAGGATACACGGTTTCTGTTTATAATCGTTCACGCGAAAAAACAGACGAAATGTTAAGTGAAACGACAGGGAAAAACATTGTCGGTACATATACACTTGAAGAATTCGTAAACTCATTAGAAATACCTCGCAAAATTCTTTTAATGGTAAAAGCAGGGGCGGCTACTGATGCAACAATTGAACAGTTAAAGCCATTGCTAGACAAAGGTGATATCGTCATTGATGGTGGAAACACATTCTTTGTTGATACACAGCGTCGTAATAAAGAATTAAGTGAACTAGGAATTCACTTTATTGGAACAGGGGTTTCTGGTGGTGAAGAAGGTGCTCTTCGCGGACCTTCAATCATGCCTGGTGGTCAAAAGGAAGCACACGCACTTGTTGCTCCAATCTTTGAAGCCATTTCTGCAAAAGTAAATGGTGAGCCTTGTACAACTTATATCGGTCCAGATGGTGCCGGACATTACGTAAAAATGGTGCACAACGGTATTGAGTACGGCGATATGCAATTAATTTGCGAAGCGTACTTCTTAATGAAACACACATTAGGTTTGAGTGCTCAGGAGTTCCATGAGGTGTTCTCTGAGTGGAACAAAGGTGAGCTTGATAGCTACTTAATCGAGATTACCGCTGATATTTTCACAAAAATGGATGAAGAGACTGGTAAGCCACTAGTCGATCTTATCCTTGATACAGCAGGCCAAAAAGGTACAGGTAAATGGACGAGCCAAAGTGCTCTAGACTTAGGTGTGCCGCTTCCAATCATCACGGAATCTGTATTTGCACGATTTATTTCGGCGATGAAGGATGAGCGCGTTGCAGCAAGCAAGCTATTAAATGGCCCAGAAGCAAAACCGTTTACTGGTGACAAAGCAGCCTTTATTGAAGCGGTTCGTAAAGCGTTATACATGAGTAAAATTGTGTCCTATGCTCAAGGCTTCGCACAAATGCGTGCTGCGTCAGAAGAGTACAACTGGGATCTTCAATACGGCGATATTGCGATGATTTTCCGCGGTGGCTGTATCATCCGTGCCCAATTCTTACAAAAAATTAAAGATGCTTATGATCGCGACCCAGGCTTGAAAAATCTATTGCTTGATCCTTACTTCAAGGAGATTGTTGAGAGTTACCAAGCTGCTCTTCGTGAAATCATTGGCGTTTCTGTACAGAACGGTGTTCCGGTTCCATGTTTCTCTGCAGCATTGTCTTACTTCGACAGCTACAGATTAGAAACACTACCAGCGAATCTGCTTCAAGCACAACGTGATTATTTCGGTGCTCACACATACCAACGCACTGATAAAGAAGGAATTTTCCATACTGAGTGGATGGAAAAATAA
- the zwf gene encoding glucose-6-phosphate dehydrogenase, producing the protein MNQTEKPTALIMIFGATGDLANRKLFPSLYQLYQKGNLDRFAVIGVARRSITNEQFKQNVKDSILTADNSSENIEDFISRFVYHSHDVTDSNSYAALNGLAEQLDTTYQLDGNRIFYLAMAPEFFGTIAEHLKKDGLTNVKGFKRLVIEKPFGHDLESAKKLNKQIRTAFSENEIYRIDHYLGKEMVQNIEVIRFANAMFEPLWNNRYISNIQITSSEVLGVEERGRYYEKSGALRDMVQNHMLQMVALLAMEPPIRLTDEEIRSEKVRALRSLRVISETEVEKYFVRGQYGEGTVNGQQLPAYRNEDMVNPASNTETFVAGKLMIDNFRWAGVPFYIRTGKRMLTKQTKIVVQFKDIPMNLYYQTEQELQPNLLVIHIQPEEGITLHLNAKKSGQSLAAKPVKLSYANRGIDGINTPEAYEKLLFDCMRGDATNFTHWDEVALSWSFVDNISNVWEKTTETSFPNYESNTMGPKAAHELLEKDGFHWWPVTMLDVETCK; encoded by the coding sequence GTGAACCAAACTGAAAAACCGACTGCATTAATTATGATATTTGGAGCAACAGGTGATTTAGCCAACCGTAAGCTCTTTCCTTCATTATATCAGCTATACCAAAAGGGAAATCTAGACCGTTTCGCTGTCATTGGTGTGGCAAGACGTTCGATTACAAATGAACAATTCAAGCAAAATGTGAAGGATTCAATCTTAACTGCAGATAACAGCAGCGAGAATATTGAAGATTTCATTTCACGTTTTGTTTACCACTCTCATGATGTAACTGATTCTAATTCCTACGCTGCACTAAATGGGCTAGCTGAACAATTAGATACTACGTATCAGCTTGATGGGAATCGCATCTTTTATTTAGCCATGGCACCTGAGTTCTTTGGTACGATTGCTGAGCATTTGAAAAAAGATGGATTGACCAACGTAAAAGGCTTTAAACGACTTGTGATTGAAAAACCTTTCGGACATGACCTAGAATCCGCTAAAAAATTAAATAAGCAAATTCGTACAGCTTTTTCTGAGAATGAAATCTACCGAATTGACCATTATCTTGGTAAAGAAATGGTTCAAAATATCGAAGTCATCCGTTTTGCGAATGCCATGTTTGAGCCTCTTTGGAACAACCGCTATATTTCCAACATCCAAATCACTTCTAGTGAAGTTCTCGGTGTTGAGGAACGTGGTCGCTATTATGAAAAGAGTGGAGCACTGCGCGATATGGTGCAAAACCATATGCTACAAATGGTCGCCTTGCTAGCAATGGAGCCACCGATTCGTCTAACTGATGAAGAAATTCGTTCTGAAAAAGTGCGTGCCCTCAGAAGTTTAAGAGTCATTAGTGAAACTGAAGTAGAAAAATATTTTGTACGTGGACAATACGGTGAAGGAACGGTAAATGGGCAACAACTCCCAGCTTATCGAAATGAGGATATGGTCAATCCTGCATCAAACACGGAAACATTTGTTGCAGGGAAATTGATGATTGATAACTTCCGCTGGGCAGGCGTTCCATTCTATATTCGTACAGGAAAAAGAATGCTAACAAAACAAACGAAAATTGTGGTTCAATTTAAAGATATTCCGATGAATCTGTATTACCAGACTGAGCAGGAATTACAGCCAAACTTGTTGGTGATTCACATTCAACCAGAAGAAGGGATTACACTCCATTTAAACGCCAAGAAGTCCGGGCAGAGTTTAGCAGCCAAGCCGGTTAAGCTAAGCTATGCGAATAGAGGCATCGATGGAATTAACACGCCTGAGGCTTATGAGAAGCTACTGTTTGACTGTATGCGAGGTGATGCCACGAACTTTACCCATTGGGATGAAGTAGCCCTATCCTGGAGCTTTGTCGACAACATTTCGAACGTTTGGGAGAAAACAACGGAAACTAGCTTCCCGAATTATGAATCCAATACAATGGGGCCAAAAGCGGCTCATGAGCTTTTGGAGAAGGATGGCTTCCACTGGTGGCCTGTAACAATGCTAGATGTTGAAACATGTAAATAA
- a CDS encoding SET domain-containing protein yields the protein MIEIKTSKLSDGELNRGVFATRDIAKGELIHEAPVIPYPNAEHVHIEKTLLADYAFEYGKNHSALLLGYGMLFNHSYEPNATYDINFPNHTFDFYAYKDIKAGEEILINYNGDVDDNDPLWFNKDNDPSNK from the coding sequence ATGATTGAAATAAAAACATCTAAGCTCAGCGATGGAGAATTAAATCGCGGAGTGTTCGCAACACGTGATATTGCAAAAGGTGAGCTGATTCATGAAGCTCCAGTCATTCCTTATCCAAACGCTGAGCATGTTCACATCGAGAAAACATTACTTGCAGATTATGCATTTGAATATGGGAAAAACCATAGCGCCCTGCTATTAGGTTATGGAATGCTCTTTAACCATTCGTATGAGCCTAATGCGACCTACGATATTAATTTTCCAAACCACACATTTGACTTCTATGCCTATAAGGATATTAAAGCTGGCGAGGAAATCCTCATCAATTATAATGGTGATGTCGATGATAATGACCCGCTTTGGTTTAACAAAGACAATGATCCGAGTAATAAATAA
- the namA gene encoding NADPH dehydrogenase NamA, which translates to MTAKLFSPFTIKELTLKNRIVMAPMCMYSCDKEDGTLTNFHLTHYVSRAVGQVGLIIVEATAITPQGRISSRDLGIWNDEQAEGFKTLVKQVKEHGAKIGIQIAHAGRKATVDGEIVAPSAIPFDENSKTPKEMTKQEIHESIEAFKQAVIRAKNAGFDVIEIHGAHGYLINQFLSPLTNHRNDEYGGTPENRYRFLKEVLEAVKTVWDGPLFVRVSATDYDPEGLNVQDYVTIASWLKAQGVDLIDVSSGGLVHAKINVYPGYQVPLSDTIKHQAGIATGAVGLITSGLHAEEIVQSERADLVILARELLRNPYWPRTAAAELKTAIESPTQYERGWNF; encoded by the coding sequence TTGACTGCAAAACTATTTTCGCCTTTTACAATAAAGGAATTAACCTTAAAGAACCGAATTGTCATGGCGCCGATGTGCATGTATTCTTGCGATAAAGAGGACGGTACGCTTACGAACTTTCATTTGACTCATTATGTCAGCAGAGCCGTTGGCCAGGTTGGCTTGATTATTGTTGAAGCAACCGCCATTACACCACAAGGTCGAATTTCAAGTCGTGATTTAGGGATTTGGAACGATGAACAGGCGGAAGGCTTCAAAACCCTCGTCAAGCAAGTGAAGGAGCATGGAGCGAAAATTGGCATACAAATTGCCCATGCAGGAAGAAAAGCAACAGTGGATGGGGAGATCGTTGCTCCTTCGGCGATTCCATTTGATGAAAACTCAAAAACACCAAAGGAAATGACCAAACAGGAAATTCATGAAAGTATTGAAGCGTTTAAACAAGCGGTTATTCGTGCCAAAAATGCCGGCTTTGACGTAATCGAAATTCACGGAGCACACGGTTATTTGATCAATCAATTTCTATCTCCGTTAACGAACCATCGCAATGATGAATACGGCGGTACACCTGAAAATCGCTATCGATTTTTAAAAGAAGTCTTGGAAGCAGTGAAAACCGTTTGGGACGGTCCATTGTTTGTTCGCGTCTCTGCTACCGATTACGATCCTGAAGGATTAAATGTTCAAGACTATGTGACGATTGCCAGCTGGCTGAAGGCTCAAGGTGTAGATTTAATCGATGTCAGCTCCGGTGGACTTGTACACGCCAAAATCAATGTGTATCCAGGCTATCAAGTACCGCTGTCAGATACGATTAAGCATCAGGCTGGAATAGCAACTGGAGCGGTGGGACTGATTACCTCAGGCTTACATGCAGAAGAAATTGTCCAAAGTGAGCGAGCCGACCTTGTCATCCTTGCGCGAGAATTGTTGCGTAACCCATACTGGCCAAGAACGGCAGCGGCAGAACTGAAGACAGCAATCGAATCCCCTACCCAATATGAGCGGGGCTGGAATTTTTAA
- the proC gene encoding pyrroline-5-carboxylate reductase, producing MKKLAFIGAGSMAEAMISGIVESKLLTGEQIWVTNRSNQEKLDNLNQKYGVKGTYNLKELVEDADAVILAMKPKEAAIGISQIRSYLTEKTMLISVLAGVSIENIELLAEKKLPVVRAMPNTSATVGKSATGLAINSYVTERQQEIVQTIFETVGLTTFVEEKQIDAITGLSGSGPAYIYYLIEAMEKGAQEIGLDQQVAKQLIVQTLQGAAEMVATSSKPAKQLRQEVTSPGGTTEAGLRVLESFEVQKAFIQCIKEATAQSKRLGLALSDELYPVK from the coding sequence ATGAAAAAATTAGCATTTATTGGTGCTGGATCAATGGCCGAAGCGATGATTTCGGGCATTGTCGAAAGCAAGCTCCTAACAGGTGAGCAAATCTGGGTAACAAATCGAAGTAATCAAGAAAAACTAGACAACCTGAACCAAAAATACGGCGTAAAAGGTACTTATAATCTAAAAGAACTAGTGGAGGATGCCGATGCTGTCATTTTAGCCATGAAACCGAAGGAAGCAGCGATCGGAATCTCACAAATTCGCTCTTATTTAACCGAGAAGACGATGCTGATAAGTGTTTTGGCCGGAGTCTCGATTGAAAATATTGAATTGCTTGCTGAAAAAAAACTGCCTGTCGTACGCGCGATGCCAAATACATCGGCAACCGTTGGGAAATCGGCAACAGGACTGGCGATCAACTCATATGTTACCGAGCGTCAGCAAGAAATTGTGCAAACCATTTTTGAAACAGTCGGACTGACAACCTTTGTCGAGGAAAAACAAATTGATGCGATTACAGGACTTTCCGGAAGCGGCCCTGCTTATATTTATTATTTAATTGAAGCAATGGAAAAGGGTGCCCAAGAAATTGGCCTGGATCAACAAGTGGCCAAACAGCTTATCGTTCAAACGTTGCAAGGGGCAGCCGAGATGGTTGCAACATCCTCAAAACCAGCCAAGCAATTGCGTCAAGAAGTAACTAGCCCAGGTGGAACAACAGAAGCCGGACTTCGAGTATTAGAGTCTTTCGAAGTACAAAAAGCCTTTATTCAATGTATTAAAGAAGCAACCGCCCAATCAAAACGACTAGGATTGGCCTTAAGTGATGAGCTCTATCCAGTGAAATAG
- a CDS encoding MBL fold metallo-hydrolase has translation MMSQWTNGIARITLPTPFPVGDVNVFLIKGERLTLVDAGTNTDIAWNSFVKQLNELHLSPNDIEQIIITHHHPDHVGLLAYFPETVEVYGHPLNQPWLTISESFIKTNEDFFVRTLAEFGVVDSFLALKNEFRRTTKYSCERTLTGHLREGIRHLAYQSGR, from the coding sequence ATGATGTCGCAATGGACAAATGGCATTGCCAGAATCACTTTGCCGACCCCGTTTCCCGTCGGTGATGTGAATGTTTTCCTCATTAAAGGAGAACGTTTAACGCTAGTTGATGCGGGAACGAATACAGATATTGCGTGGAATTCCTTTGTAAAGCAGCTCAATGAATTGCATTTATCCCCAAATGATATCGAGCAAATCATTATTACCCATCACCATCCCGATCATGTTGGTCTACTCGCTTATTTTCCTGAAACCGTTGAAGTATACGGACATCCGCTTAATCAGCCGTGGTTAACGATTAGCGAGTCCTTTATCAAGACGAACGAGGATTTTTTTGTGCGAACCTTAGCTGAATTTGGTGTGGTTGATTCTTTTCTAGCATTAAAGAACGAGTTTCGTAGAACCACGAAATACTCCTGTGAGCGGACGTTAACGGGCCATCTCCGTGAGGGGATACGCCACTTGGCTTACCAGAGTGGAAGGTAG
- a CDS encoding DNA polymerase thumb domain-containing protein, with amino-acid sequence MVDYSEMPKQHVLCVDMKSFYASCAAVMLGLDPLECYLAVVGNKERQGSVVLAASPRLKKEFGIKTGSRMFEIPNDPRIRIEEPKMATYLRISTEITRVFHRYVPKEAIHVYSVDESFLKVDGAANLWGDAWTIAEKIKNDIEREFQLTCTIGIGPNMLMSKLCLDLEAKKAGIAEWTYDDVQTKLWPVSPLREMWGIGRQVEKTLNSMGIFTVGQLARYDLKKLEKKFGIMGNQLYYHAWGVDFSEIGAPIIEGQISFGKSQILLRDYKEEHEIKSVILEMCEEVARRARNRKKAGRTISLSITYSKDEFGGGFHRSRTIGEPTNITMELYRVCLELFHENYQGKTVRQIAIALGNIVDDQQMQLNLFDMNRWKKHELGYTVDRIRNRFGSGALLRAVSYTEAGTSRHRVKLVGGHKR; translated from the coding sequence ATGGTGGATTATAGCGAGATGCCAAAACAGCACGTTCTATGTGTTGACATGAAGAGTTTTTACGCAAGCTGCGCAGCCGTTATGCTTGGCCTCGACCCCCTTGAATGCTATTTAGCGGTAGTTGGAAACAAGGAGCGGCAAGGCAGTGTTGTGCTGGCCGCTTCGCCTCGGTTAAAGAAGGAATTTGGCATTAAAACGGGGTCGCGCATGTTTGAAATTCCAAATGATCCGCGGATTCGGATTGAGGAACCAAAGATGGCAACGTACTTGCGTATCTCCACGGAAATCACCCGTGTGTTTCATCGTTATGTTCCGAAAGAAGCAATTCACGTCTATAGCGTCGATGAAAGTTTTTTAAAGGTCGATGGAGCCGCAAACCTTTGGGGGGATGCCTGGACGATTGCGGAAAAAATAAAAAACGATATCGAACGGGAGTTTCAGCTGACCTGTACGATTGGAATTGGACCAAATATGCTGATGTCAAAGCTATGCCTTGATTTGGAGGCAAAAAAGGCTGGAATTGCCGAGTGGACATATGACGATGTGCAAACAAAGCTGTGGCCCGTCTCACCATTACGGGAAATGTGGGGGATTGGTCGACAAGTGGAAAAAACGTTAAATAGCATGGGCATTTTTACAGTAGGTCAGCTGGCACGCTATGATTTGAAGAAGTTAGAAAAGAAATTTGGGATTATGGGCAATCAGCTTTATTACCATGCCTGGGGTGTTGATTTTTCAGAAATTGGCGCACCGATTATCGAAGGGCAAATTAGCTTTGGCAAGAGTCAAATCCTGCTCCGCGATTATAAAGAGGAGCACGAAATCAAGAGCGTCATTCTTGAAATGTGCGAGGAGGTGGCGCGCAGAGCACGCAATCGCAAGAAAGCAGGGCGGACGATTAGCCTTAGCATCACGTACAGCAAGGATGAGTTTGGTGGCGGCTTTCATCGGTCGCGAACAATTGGAGAGCCGACCAACATCACGATGGAGCTCTATCGGGTTTGCCTTGAACTTTTCCATGAAAATTATCAAGGGAAAACCGTCCGGCAAATTGCGATTGCCTTGGGGAATATCGTTGACGATCAGCAAATGCAATTAAATTTGTTTGATATGAACCGCTGGAAAAAGCATGAGCTTGGCTACACCGTCGATCGAATTCGCAATCGGTTCGGCTCAGGTGCCTTGTTGCGCGCGGTTTCCTACACAGAAGCCGGAACATCCAGACATCGTGTGAAGCTCGTTGGCGGACATAAGCGTTAA
- a CDS encoding YolD-like family protein, giving the protein MIRDRGRIKWTSMMLPEHVKMLRDWVKEDTYESRKQLDEQQLEQMNETIAGAMEFDQSVTITHYHHQQYELVMGKIHYWDTFEGRLHIVDRFDEIHRIKLNDIYDVRLLDS; this is encoded by the coding sequence ATGATTCGCGATCGCGGTAGAATAAAATGGACATCGATGATGCTACCGGAGCATGTAAAAATGCTGCGGGATTGGGTCAAAGAAGACACGTACGAATCGAGAAAACAATTGGATGAGCAGCAGCTTGAGCAAATGAATGAAACCATTGCAGGGGCGATGGAATTTGATCAATCCGTAACGATTACCCATTACCATCATCAACAATACGAGCTAGTAATGGGGAAAATTCATTATTGGGATACGTTTGAGGGAAGACTCCATATCGTCGATCGGTTTGACGAGATTCATCGGATTAAACTAAACGATATTTATGATGTCCGGCTTTTGGATTCGTGA
- a CDS encoding iron-sulfur cluster biosynthesis family protein, whose translation MQMTITEAAEKKLTERTAGKTGYLKLVYDIEGCGCAVSGVPTLWWVDVVGADDIELKTPNRSIYMEKQKQVFFDETMSLDFHVNSNCFQLKSPGQYLNARMSLVDKTK comes from the coding sequence ATGCAAATGACCATCACAGAAGCAGCAGAAAAGAAGCTAACTGAAAGAACAGCAGGGAAAACTGGCTACTTGAAGCTGGTTTATGATATAGAGGGATGCGGCTGCGCCGTAAGCGGTGTGCCGACTTTATGGTGGGTAGATGTTGTGGGGGCAGATGACATCGAACTCAAAACGCCGAATCGCTCCATTTATATGGAAAAACAAAAGCAAGTCTTTTTTGATGAAACGATGAGCCTTGATTTTCATGTGAACAGTAACTGTTTTCAGCTGAAAAGTCCAGGACAATACTTAAATGCACGTATGAGTTTAGTCGATAAAACAAAATAA